The following coding sequences lie in one Cyanobacterium sp. Dongsha4 genomic window:
- a CDS encoding AMP-binding protein has protein sequence MFEQRLLEKYLSIINNFNQEVNIIVFLGEKDFLHFVSAFFACINSNVSLFLVNPNWGKQEWQQVEKIVTPDLIFGDINYKFNKDQNKKQTRFKGIMIPTGGTSGQIKFAIHTWETLTNSALSFYQFFGNLPINSFCCLPLYHVSGLMQVVRSFLSKGEFIFHTFNYLKNNHKSIVNYQDYFISLVPTQLQFFLDKNPFFLQQFKTILVGGASISPQQINLARTYNLPLALTYGMTETASGITILKPEYFTNNNNSSGQILPHAKIIFSQEIKDTDEDRQKGFLQYSSYQQNIITIKAMSLFKGYYPHYEEKEIYLTDDVGYFDQNGFLYILGRNSQKIITGGENVFPQEIERAILNTNLVQDVVIKAEKDPYWGDAIASFYVPKNKEIKPEQIKAKLRGEISNYKIPKIWYSVTEIPRNAQGKVEINKLNSK, from the coding sequence TTGTTTGAGCAAAGATTATTAGAAAAATATTTATCTATTATTAATAATTTTAATCAAGAAGTAAATATAATTGTTTTTTTAGGAGAAAAAGATTTTCTTCATTTTGTTTCAGCTTTTTTTGCTTGTATCAATAGTAATGTTAGCTTATTTTTAGTGAATCCTAATTGGGGTAAACAAGAATGGCAACAAGTAGAGAAAATAGTAACTCCTGATCTGATTTTTGGTGATATTAATTATAAATTTAATAAAGATCAAAATAAAAAACAAACTAGATTTAAAGGAATAATGATACCCACAGGAGGCACGTCTGGACAAATAAAATTTGCGATCCACACGTGGGAAACTTTAACTAATTCTGCTCTGAGTTTCTATCAATTTTTTGGCAATCTTCCTATTAATTCTTTCTGTTGTTTACCTCTTTATCATGTTAGTGGTTTAATGCAGGTTGTCCGTAGTTTCCTTAGTAAAGGGGAGTTTATTTTTCATACTTTTAATTATCTAAAAAATAATCATAAAAGCATTGTTAATTATCAAGATTATTTTATTTCTTTAGTACCAACTCAATTACAATTTTTCTTAGATAAAAATCCTTTTTTTCTGCAACAGTTTAAAACTATTTTAGTCGGAGGAGCATCTATTTCACCTCAACAAATTAATTTAGCAAGGACATATAATTTACCTCTTGCTTTAACTTATGGGATGACGGAAACTGCATCGGGAATTACGATTTTAAAACCTGAATATTTTACTAACAACAATAATAGTAGTGGTCAAATTTTACCCCACGCAAAGATTATATTTAGTCAAGAAATAAAAGATACTGATGAGGATAGGCAAAAGGGATTTTTACAATACTCAAGTTATCAACAGAATATTATTACTATTAAAGCAATGTCTTTATTTAAAGGTTATTATCCTCATTATGAAGAAAAAGAAATTTACCTTACTGATGATGTTGGTTATTTTGATCAAAACGGATTTTTATATATTTTAGGTAGAAATAGTCAAAAAATAATTACGGGAGGAGAAAATGTTTTTCCCCAAGAAATAGAAAGGGCAATTCTCAACACTAATTTAGTTCAAGATGTGGTGATTAAAGCAGAAAAAGATCCTTATTGGGGAGATGCGATCGCATCTTTTTATGTACCAAAAAATAAAGAGATTAAACCAGAACAAATAAAAGCAAAGTTAAGAGGAGAAATCAGCAATTATAAAATCCCTAAAATCTGGTATTCTGTCACAGAAATTCCTAGAAATGCTCAAGGAAAAGTGGAGATAAATAAATTAAATAGTAAGTAA
- a CDS encoding efflux RND transporter permease subunit: MIDFFIKRPVFSSVTALIILFVGLISLFNLPLAQFPEISPVQIQVAANYDGASAEVVENAVTTVLERQINGTPGLRYITSSSSNSGTSTITATFASDVDQDLAAVDVQNRVSVAEAQLPESVQRNGVSVTKQSNNILLGIGLYSEDNRYDNLFMSNYADLYLVDPLKRINGVADVRIFGERRYAMRLWLDPEKLSSRGLTTTDVIQAVSAQNNQIGAGKIGAEPVPDGQEFQIDLRAVSQLTSAQEFENLLLKTDANGALVRFKDVGRVELGAEDYTSFLRYRRQSAVGLGIYQLTGSNALEVARQVKTQIEELSKTFPPGLKYEIAFDTTLYVQESLREVVNTLFIAVFLVILIILVFLQNWRTTLIPAVTIPLSLIGTFAFVKVFDFSINSLTLFGLTLATGMVVDDAIVVVEQIDRYIEDKDMSPFKAAQLGMKQLTGAVIATSLVLMAVFVPVAFFPGTTGALYRQFALTIAFSIAISTFLALTLTPSLCALLLRHHQKLPAWLQVPCDIFNSFLDNVTKSYRRSLVGLVRMRTIVIAVFVLLLAGTGWLYITIPQSFLPEEDQGYFITIVQAPEGVSLQYTSDVMEKIEKTILEEPEVQATFGVGGFAFSGNSSNSGVIFTPLKPWGERRSPEQSAEAVIGRLWGKFAMIPEARILPLNPPAIRGLGSFGGFTYQLQDLRSDGDINSMMEVLGSLLGQANQTEGLTRVFTTFTANSPELVIDINRNKAQALNVNIDEVFRTLQTAFGSSYVNDFSLQNRTYRVYVQADGKFRTHPDDIEELYVRSANGTMIPLSNLATITPSTSPQVINHYNLFRSIEVSGSASVGASSGDAIAAMERLSAQILPRGFGYQWSGQSLEEIVSGGQAPIIFGLGLLFVFLVLAALYENYIDPLIILLAVPLAILGALLAQMSRGFSFDVYSQIGLVMLIGLASKNSILIVEFANQLRNEGLPIVKAAIEASQARLRPILMTAFSTLLGILPLAIATGAGSASRQSLGTVVFGGMLVATFLSLFVVPIVYIVIKMFTEKFVPTQNIVSEEKLS; the protein is encoded by the coding sequence ATGATTGATTTTTTTATTAAACGACCTGTTTTTTCATCCGTAACGGCATTAATTATTCTTTTTGTGGGTTTAATATCCCTTTTTAATTTGCCCTTAGCTCAATTTCCTGAAATTAGTCCAGTGCAGATACAGGTAGCGGCTAATTATGACGGAGCAAGTGCTGAGGTGGTAGAAAATGCAGTTACTACTGTTTTAGAACGTCAAATTAATGGAACTCCGGGATTGAGATATATAACCTCTAGTAGTTCCAATAGCGGTACAAGCACTATCACCGCAACCTTTGCTTCTGATGTGGATCAGGATTTGGCGGCTGTGGACGTACAAAATAGGGTTTCAGTGGCTGAGGCTCAATTACCAGAAAGTGTGCAACGAAATGGTGTTAGTGTCACTAAGCAATCTAATAATATTCTTTTAGGGATTGGACTTTATAGCGAAGATAACCGCTATGATAACCTTTTTATGAGTAATTATGCGGATTTGTATTTAGTTGATCCATTAAAACGGATTAATGGGGTGGCAGATGTGCGCATTTTTGGGGAAAGACGCTATGCAATGCGCTTATGGTTAGATCCTGAAAAGTTGTCTAGTCGTGGCTTAACAACCACTGACGTGATTCAAGCAGTTTCCGCTCAAAATAATCAAATTGGGGCGGGGAAAATAGGTGCTGAACCTGTCCCAGATGGGCAGGAGTTTCAAATTGATTTAAGGGCGGTTAGTCAATTAACTTCTGCACAGGAATTTGAGAATTTATTACTCAAAACTGATGCTAATGGTGCTTTGGTAAGGTTCAAAGATGTGGGTAGAGTTGAGTTGGGGGCGGAAGATTATACTTCTTTCTTACGTTATCGTCGGCAATCAGCCGTGGGATTGGGGATTTATCAGTTAACGGGTTCTAATGCTTTGGAGGTGGCAAGGCAGGTAAAAACACAAATAGAGGAGTTGTCTAAGACTTTTCCTCCGGGATTAAAATATGAGATTGCATTTGATACAACCCTTTATGTTCAAGAATCGCTACGAGAAGTGGTTAATACTTTATTTATTGCGGTTTTTTTGGTAATTTTGATTATTTTAGTGTTTTTGCAGAACTGGCGAACTACGTTGATTCCCGCGGTGACAATTCCTCTTTCTTTAATTGGTACTTTTGCTTTTGTGAAGGTATTTGATTTTTCCATCAATAGTTTAACTTTATTTGGTTTGACTTTAGCAACGGGGATGGTGGTAGATGATGCGATCGTAGTTGTGGAACAGATTGACCGCTATATTGAAGATAAGGATATGAGTCCTTTTAAAGCGGCTCAGTTAGGGATGAAACAGTTAACAGGAGCAGTAATAGCTACTTCTTTGGTGTTAATGGCGGTGTTTGTACCTGTGGCTTTCTTTCCGGGTACGACAGGGGCTTTATATCGTCAGTTTGCTTTAACGATCGCATTTTCTATTGCTATTTCTACTTTTTTGGCTTTAACTTTAACTCCCTCTTTATGTGCATTATTGTTAAGACATCATCAAAAATTACCAGCATGGTTACAAGTTCCTTGCGATATTTTCAACAGCTTTTTAGACAATGTAACGAAATCTTACCGTCGTAGTTTAGTCGGTTTAGTAAGGATGCGAACTATCGTTATTGCTGTTTTTGTTTTGCTTTTAGCAGGTACAGGATGGCTTTATATTACAATACCTCAAAGTTTCTTACCAGAAGAAGATCAAGGCTATTTTATCACTATTGTTCAAGCACCTGAAGGGGTATCGCTACAATATACTAGCGATGTAATGGAGAAGATCGAAAAAACTATTTTAGAAGAACCTGAAGTTCAAGCAACCTTTGGGGTGGGGGGTTTTGCATTTAGTGGTAATAGTTCCAACTCTGGGGTGATTTTTACCCCTCTTAAACCTTGGGGAGAAAGAAGAAGTCCAGAGCAGTCAGCAGAGGCGGTAATTGGTCGTTTATGGGGTAAGTTTGCCATGATTCCAGAGGCGAGAATTCTTCCTTTAAATCCTCCAGCCATTCGAGGTTTAGGTAGTTTTGGCGGTTTTACTTACCAGTTGCAAGATTTGCGTAGTGATGGTGACATCAATTCTATGATGGAGGTTTTGGGTAGTTTATTGGGACAGGCTAACCAAACAGAGGGTTTAACAAGGGTTTTTACGACCTTTACAGCTAATAGCCCCGAATTAGTTATTGATATTAACCGCAATAAAGCCCAAGCTCTCAATGTCAATATTGATGAAGTTTTTCGGACTTTGCAAACGGCTTTTGGCTCTAGTTATGTTAATGATTTTTCCTTACAAAACAGGACTTATAGAGTTTATGTACAAGCAGATGGTAAGTTCCGCACCCATCCTGATGACATTGAAGAGTTATATGTTCGTAGTGCTAACGGTACGATGATTCCTTTATCTAATTTGGCAACTATTACTCCTAGCACCAGTCCTCAAGTTATCAATCACTATAATTTATTTCGTTCGATCGAGGTTAGTGGTTCTGCCAGTGTGGGGGCAAGTTCAGGAGATGCGATCGCAGCTATGGAGAGGTTATCTGCTCAAATTTTACCGAGAGGTTTTGGCTATCAATGGTCTGGGCAATCTTTAGAGGAAATTGTTTCAGGAGGACAAGCACCGATTATCTTTGGTTTAGGGTTATTATTCGTTTTCTTAGTTTTAGCGGCACTATATGAAAATTATATTGATCCTTTAATCATTCTTTTAGCTGTACCGTTGGCTATCTTAGGAGCATTGTTAGCACAAATGTCTAGGGGATTTTCCTTTGACGTTTACAGTCAAATTGGTTTAGTGATGTTGATTGGTTTAGCTAGTAAAAACTCAATTTTGATTGTTGAATTTGCGAATCAATTACGCAATGAGGGTTTGCCCATTGTCAAAGCTGCGATCGAAGCCTCACAAGCTCGACTCAGACCCATTTTAATGACGGCATTTTCCACTCTTTTAGGTATTTTACCTCTTGCGATCGCTACTGGGGCAGGTTCAGCTAGTCGTCAATCATTAGGTACAGTCGTATTTGGAGGAATGTTAGTGGCAACTTTCTTGAGTTTATTTGTTGTGCCAATTGTCTATATTGTAATCAAAATGTTTACCGAAAAATTTGTACCCACTCAAAACATTGTTTCCGAGGAAAAACTAAGCTAA
- a CDS encoding lysylphosphatidylglycerol synthase domain-containing protein, with protein sequence MKLLKQFFRYFIFGITLFFLATTIINNWRSITSVEFNNYLFLLIFISLILNSFAHVFSAWVWTWILALFNCKLGGFSAIKIYLITNISKYIPGNIWHFVGRVKAIQNQGDSIALGTFPVVLEPLLMAIASLLITIFSVSLGILEVKFSPFIFSLLLIFILIVLMGIHPKFINPVLKKLVINKGKVETNIQLNKYPFLPLMGELFFLLLRGSAFMALMIPFIDLNVILIPQILTAFSFAWLIGLIVPGAPGGLGIFEAVAIASLDPTIFPRDKIIIVVALFRFSSIVAETLTAYFAWLLYSLKEKAQQTKG encoded by the coding sequence ATGAAGTTATTAAAGCAGTTTTTTCGCTATTTTATTTTTGGAATAACTCTATTTTTTTTAGCCACTACTATTATTAATAATTGGCGTAGCATTACAAGTGTAGAATTTAATAATTATCTTTTTTTACTTATTTTTATTAGTTTAATATTAAATAGTTTTGCTCATGTTTTTTCGGCTTGGGTATGGACTTGGATTTTAGCTTTATTTAACTGTAAACTAGGTGGTTTTTCTGCGATAAAAATTTACTTAATTACGAATATCAGTAAGTATATTCCGGGTAATATATGGCATTTTGTAGGCAGGGTAAAAGCAATTCAAAATCAAGGTGATAGTATTGCCTTGGGAACTTTTCCTGTGGTTCTTGAACCTTTGTTAATGGCGATCGCATCTTTATTAATTACCATATTTAGCGTTAGTTTAGGAATTTTAGAAGTAAAGTTTTCTCCTTTTATTTTTTCCCTATTATTAATTTTTATATTAATAGTTTTAATGGGAATTCATCCTAAATTTATTAACCCAGTTTTGAAGAAATTAGTAATAAATAAAGGGAAAGTAGAGACAAATATTCAATTAAATAAATATCCTTTTTTACCTTTAATGGGAGAGCTATTTTTTTTGCTTTTAAGAGGTAGTGCTTTTATGGCTTTAATGATACCTTTTATTGACTTAAATGTTATCTTAATTCCTCAAATATTGACTGCTTTTAGTTTCGCATGGTTAATTGGTTTAATTGTACCCGGTGCCCCCGGCGGTTTAGGTATTTTTGAAGCAGTTGCGATCGCATCTTTAGATCCAACTATCTTTCCCCGTGATAAAATAATTATCGTTGTTGCCTTATTTCGCTTCAGTAGTATTGTTGCTGAAACCCTTACCGCTTACTTTGCTTGGTTACTATACTCGTTAAAAGAAAAAGCACAACAAACAAAAGGCTAA
- the glgB gene encoding 1,4-alpha-glucan branching protein GlgB produces the protein MIMAQTKQQDWFSEVDLYLFGEGTHYRIYEQLGAHLTERDGKSGVYFAVWAPNAQNVSLVGDFNNWQAEHTNMKRNNMGIWEIFMPGMKEGDKYKYAVKNHHGYNCFKTDPHGFEQEIRPATASIVRDISYTWGDRTWLTQRHQNHSYEKPISVYEVHLGSWMHENIENPPENGVIVPVPDKQGARFLTYRELADRLIPYVKDMGYTHIELMPITEHPFDGSWGYQVVGFFAPTSRYGSPQDFMYFVDRAHQEGIGILIDWVPGHFPKDEHGLARFDGTHLYEYSDWRKGEHLEWGTLVFNYERNEVRNFLIASALFWLEKYHIDGIRVDAVASMLYLDYEREVWVRNQYGGRENIEGIDFIRQLNNAIKENYPGVLTIAEESTTWENVSQPTKYGGLGFDYKWNMGWMNDTLKYFLAHPHDRPNFHNKLTFSMWYAFTEHFMLSLSHDEVVHGKGHLWQKMPGDEWQQMANMRLLFGYMFAHPGKKTLFMGMELGQRREWKYFLDLDWWLLDWQPHRQLQQLVKDLHTLYRSQPALYTDDFSHDGFQWIDCHDAGRSMLTFMRRDKNTHEVLVVVCNFKPDVYYHYWLGVNEAGTYEEIMNTDDLKYGGSGVVNQKVKTKDWNHCPWPYALEITVPPLSMTMFKKVQ, from the coding sequence ATGATTATGGCACAAACAAAGCAACAAGATTGGTTTAGTGAAGTTGATTTATACTTATTCGGCGAAGGGACTCATTATCGCATTTATGAACAATTAGGGGCTCATTTAACGGAAAGAGACGGCAAATCGGGGGTTTATTTCGCTGTGTGGGCGCCCAACGCTCAGAATGTATCCCTAGTGGGAGATTTCAACAACTGGCAAGCGGAACATACCAACATGAAACGCAACAACATGGGTATTTGGGAAATCTTTATGCCGGGGATGAAGGAAGGAGATAAATATAAATACGCTGTCAAAAACCATCACGGTTATAATTGCTTTAAAACTGATCCTCACGGCTTTGAACAGGAAATTCGCCCTGCTACTGCTTCTATTGTGCGAGATATATCTTATACATGGGGCGATCGCACTTGGTTAACTCAAAGACACCAAAACCACTCTTACGAAAAACCTATTTCTGTGTATGAAGTTCATTTAGGCTCATGGATGCACGAAAATATTGAGAATCCTCCCGAAAATGGTGTTATCGTACCAGTACCAGATAAACAAGGTGCAAGATTTTTAACCTACCGAGAATTAGCTGATCGCCTCATCCCCTACGTTAAAGACATGGGCTATACTCACATTGAATTAATGCCCATTACCGAACATCCCTTCGATGGTTCATGGGGTTATCAAGTAGTCGGCTTTTTCGCCCCCACTTCCCGTTATGGAAGCCCCCAAGATTTCATGTATTTCGTCGATCGCGCCCACCAAGAAGGTATCGGAATTTTGATCGACTGGGTGCCGGGGCATTTTCCCAAAGACGAACATGGATTAGCCCGTTTTGACGGTACACATTTATATGAATACTCCGACTGGCGTAAAGGGGAACACTTAGAATGGGGTACATTAGTATTTAACTATGAACGCAACGAAGTCCGTAACTTTTTAATTGCCAGTGCCTTATTCTGGTTAGAAAAATACCACATAGACGGCATTCGAGTCGATGCAGTAGCTTCCATGCTTTACCTTGACTATGAAAGAGAAGTATGGGTAAGAAACCAATACGGGGGCAGAGAAAACATTGAAGGAATCGACTTTATCCGCCAATTAAACAACGCCATCAAGGAAAACTACCCCGGAGTCTTAACCATCGCCGAAGAATCTACCACTTGGGAAAACGTTTCACAACCTACCAAATACGGCGGTTTAGGCTTTGACTATAAATGGAATATGGGTTGGATGAACGACACTTTAAAATACTTCCTTGCCCATCCCCACGATCGCCCCAACTTCCACAATAAGTTAACATTTAGTATGTGGTATGCTTTTACTGAACACTTTATGTTATCCCTCTCTCATGATGAAGTTGTACATGGTAAAGGACACCTATGGCAAAAAATGCCGGGGGATGAATGGCAACAAATGGCAAATATGCGCCTATTGTTTGGTTATATGTTCGCCCATCCCGGTAAGAAAACTCTCTTTATGGGCATGGAATTAGGACAACGACGAGAATGGAAATATTTTCTCGATCTCGACTGGTGGTTATTAGATTGGCAACCTCACCGTCAATTACAACAATTAGTCAAAGATTTGCATACTTTATACCGCAGTCAACCTGCCCTTTATACCGATGACTTCAGCCATGATGGATTCCAATGGATTGATTGCCATGACGCAGGACGCAGTATGCTTACTTTTATGCGTAGAGATAAAAACACTCACGAAGTCTTAGTGGTAGTGTGTAACTTCAAACCCGACGTTTACTATCACTATTGGTTAGGAGTCAACGAGGCTGGTACTTATGAAGAAATCATGAACACCGATGATCTTAAATATGGTGGTAGTGGAGTAGTAAATCAAAAAGTGAAAACTAAAGATTGGAATCATTGCCCCTGGCCTTATGCTTTAGAAATAACCGTTCCTCCATTGTCTATGACTATGTTTAAAAAAGTTCAATAA
- a CDS encoding ABC transporter ATP-binding protein has protein sequence MNSDINHPLSRLLKYSRKYRSSIYQAVTCSILNKLFDLAPPVLIGAAVDVVVQKQDSIIAKFGVKDVFGQLTVLTILSVIIWGLESLFEYGYERLWRNLAQNIQHDLRLNAYSHIQDLELEYFESRSTGRLLSILNDDINQLERFLDVGANEILQVLTTVVIISGAFFFLSPSTAWMTILPIPVIIWGAIAFQKLLAPRYGDVREKVSLLNGRLANNLTGITTIKSFTTEHYEIQRVRKDSEAYLDSNQKAIALSAAFVPLIRLVILVAFTAILLFGGMEVEKGNLAVGTYSVLVFMTQRLLWPLTRLGQTLDLYQRAMASTARVMDLLDTPITIHSGDTPLALENVKGAIAFNHITFAYHQRQPVIEEFNLEIPAGATIAIVGSTGSGKSTIVKLLLRFYEIQKGSITLDGMDIREIVLYDLRRAIGLVSQEVFLFHGSVRENIAYGNPHVSDEEIINAAKMAEAHDFIMSLPEAYDTIVGERGQKLSGGQRQRLSIARAILKNPPILILDEATSAVDNDTEAAIARSLTHITENRTTIMIAHRLSTIRHADCIYVLEKGQIVEQGKHEDLVTKGGVYSNLWRVQTGE, from the coding sequence ATGAATTCTGACATCAATCATCCTCTATCACGGTTGTTGAAATACTCTCGTAAATATCGCTCTTCCATTTATCAAGCTGTAACCTGTTCTATTCTTAACAAGTTGTTTGATTTAGCTCCTCCTGTGTTAATTGGGGCGGCAGTGGATGTGGTTGTTCAAAAACAAGACTCTATCATCGCTAAATTTGGAGTGAAGGATGTTTTTGGTCAATTAACAGTTTTAACGATACTATCGGTCATTATATGGGGTTTAGAATCGCTTTTTGAGTATGGATACGAGCGTTTATGGCGTAATTTAGCTCAGAATATTCAACATGATTTAAGGCTTAATGCTTATAGTCATATTCAGGATTTGGAATTGGAGTATTTTGAAAGTCGTAGCACGGGAAGATTGTTGTCGATTTTGAATGATGATATTAACCAGTTAGAAAGATTTTTGGATGTGGGGGCAAATGAAATTTTACAGGTTTTAACTACTGTGGTTATTATCAGTGGAGCTTTTTTCTTTCTTTCTCCTTCTACTGCTTGGATGACAATTCTTCCAATTCCTGTAATTATTTGGGGTGCGATCGCATTTCAAAAACTATTAGCCCCTCGTTATGGTGATGTGAGAGAAAAGGTTAGTTTACTTAATGGCAGACTAGCCAATAATTTGACGGGCATTACAACCATCAAAAGTTTCACCACAGAACATTATGAAATTCAACGGGTAAGAAAAGATAGTGAAGCCTATTTAGATAGTAACCAAAAAGCGATCGCTCTGAGTGCGGCTTTTGTGCCTTTAATTCGTTTAGTGATTTTAGTGGCTTTTACTGCGATTCTTTTATTCGGGGGGATGGAAGTAGAGAAAGGCAATTTAGCAGTAGGTACTTATAGCGTATTAGTATTTATGACCCAAAGGTTATTATGGCCTTTAACTCGTCTTGGGCAAACTTTAGACTTATATCAACGGGCGATGGCTTCCACTGCCAGAGTTATGGATTTACTAGATACTCCTATTACCATTCATTCGGGAGATACTCCCCTAGCCTTAGAAAATGTGAAAGGTGCGATCGCATTTAATCATATTACCTTTGCCTATCATCAAAGACAACCAGTTATCGAAGAATTTAATTTAGAAATACCTGCGGGGGCAACTATTGCCATTGTTGGTTCAACAGGTTCGGGAAAGAGTACCATAGTTAAGTTATTATTACGTTTCTATGAGATTCAAAAAGGAAGCATTACTCTTGATGGTATGGATATAAGAGAAATAGTGCTTTATGATTTACGTCGTGCCATTGGTTTAGTATCTCAGGAAGTGTTTTTATTTCATGGCAGTGTAAGGGAAAATATCGCCTATGGTAATCCCCATGTTAGTGATGAGGAAATTATCAACGCCGCAAAAATGGCAGAAGCCCACGATTTTATCATGTCATTACCTGAAGCATATGATACTATCGTCGGAGAAAGAGGGCAGAAATTATCAGGGGGGCAAAGACAACGTTTATCTATTGCTAGGGCTATTCTCAAAAACCCTCCTATTCTCATCCTTGATGAAGCTACATCTGCCGTTGACAATGACACTGAAGCTGCGATCGCACGTTCTTTAACTCATATTACAGAAAATAGAACAACCATTATGATTGCCCATCGTCTTTCTACCATTCGCCACGCAGACTGTATTTATGTTTTAGAAAAAGGGCAGATTGTCGAACAAGGTAAACACGAGGATTTAGTTACAAAAGGCGGAGTCTATAGCAATTTATGGAGAGTGCAGACAGGGGAATAG
- the def gene encoding peptide deformylase, which produces MNLISIEKEKLAISPLQLHYLGDRTLRQNAKRINKIDDSVRELAKQMLQTMYTENGIGLAAPQIGVHKQMIVVDCQPDNPASQAMVLINPEITKFSKDLCVAEEGCLSIPNVFLDVIRPRNIELTYKDESGKKHKIKASGLLSRVIQHEMDHLHGILFVDRVKNSIALGEELKKKGFSIEAVQPVH; this is translated from the coding sequence ATGAACTTAATCAGTATAGAAAAAGAAAAACTAGCTATTTCACCTCTACAATTACATTACTTGGGCGATCGCACCCTTAGACAAAATGCGAAAAGAATCAACAAAATAGATGATAGTGTCAGAGAGTTAGCCAAACAAATGTTGCAAACCATGTACACAGAAAACGGTATTGGTTTAGCCGCGCCCCAAATAGGTGTACACAAACAAATGATTGTCGTCGATTGTCAACCCGATAATCCTGCATCTCAAGCAATGGTATTAATAAATCCTGAAATTACAAAATTCAGTAAAGATTTATGTGTTGCCGAAGAAGGTTGTTTAAGCATCCCCAACGTTTTTCTTGACGTAATTCGTCCTCGAAATATAGAACTTACCTATAAAGATGAATCAGGCAAAAAACATAAAATTAAAGCATCTGGATTACTTTCCCGTGTAATTCAGCACGAAATGGATCATCTTCATGGCATATTATTTGTAGATAGGGTAAAAAATAGTATTGCTTTAGGAGAAGAATTGAAGAAAAAAGGTTTTTCCATCGAAGCAGTTCAACCAGTTCATTAG
- a CDS encoding YbaB/EbfC family nucleoid-associated protein, which yields MAEKKGFGLGLGKMKELANAFQKAQQIQEDAKKLQEELETMQIEGQCENGLVVVTMSGNQEPLKVEIKPEAMGEGAEKLSEMVTEAVRNAYQISTTTMREKMEALTGNLGLPGM from the coding sequence ATGGCAGAAAAAAAAGGATTCGGTTTAGGCTTAGGTAAAATGAAAGAACTAGCTAACGCCTTCCAAAAAGCTCAACAAATTCAGGAAGATGCTAAAAAATTGCAGGAAGAATTAGAAACCATGCAAATTGAAGGGCAGTGCGAAAACGGTTTAGTTGTAGTCACCATGAGTGGCAATCAAGAGCCTTTAAAAGTAGAAATAAAACCCGAAGCTATGGGAGAAGGAGCAGAAAAACTTTCTGAAATGGTGACAGAAGCTGTTAGAAACGCATATCAAATTTCTACTACTACTATGCGTGAAAAAATGGAAGCGTTAACAGGTAATCTTGGTTTACCCGGAATGTAG
- a CDS encoding low molecular weight protein-tyrosine-phosphatase encodes MEKTKLLFVCLGNICRSPSAENIMNHLIEKKGLTEQFECDSAGTSNYHIGSSPDRRMKEAARKRGIELRGKARQIEEFDLEYYDLILAMDKSNYHNILALDPKGKYKHKVKLMCDFAKNFTDQEVPDPYYGGESGFNYVIDLLLDACQGLLDYCQEKMVKG; translated from the coding sequence ATGGAGAAAACAAAACTATTATTTGTCTGTTTAGGGAATATATGTCGATCGCCTTCAGCAGAAAATATCATGAATCACTTAATAGAAAAAAAAGGTTTAACGGAACAATTTGAGTGTGATTCCGCAGGAACATCAAATTATCACATCGGTTCATCGCCTGATAGAAGAATGAAGGAAGCGGCTAGAAAAAGAGGCATAGAATTGAGAGGAAAGGCAAGACAAATAGAAGAATTTGACTTGGAGTATTATGACTTAATTTTGGCAATGGATAAGTCTAATTATCACAATATTTTAGCTTTAGATCCCAAAGGCAAATATAAACACAAAGTTAAATTAATGTGTGATTTTGCTAAAAATTTTACAGATCAAGAAGTACCTGATCCCTATTATGGTGGAGAATCAGGTTTTAATTATGTCATCGATTTATTATTAGATGCTTGTCAAGGATTACTAGATTATTGTCAAGAGAAAATGGTGAAAGGCTAA